A stretch of the Spirochaetaceae bacterium genome encodes the following:
- the queA gene encoding tRNA preQ1(34) S-adenosylmethionine ribosyltransferase-isomerase QueA translates to MNKSELFFDLPAHLIANQPSDKRGDDRMLVVDRANKLLQHNHFNNLVTCLPAKSLLVFNNSKVRKGRLFGQSANGAQIEFLLLQKRLNNSWLCLVSKANRQKLGQSYTFEGGVTGQIIAEEDAGLKLVQFDNLTDDYLENYGHIPLPPYIKRQDSKSDAERYQTVYADKLGSAAAPTAGLHFTPEILTQLTANGFEQAFVTLHVGLGTFAPIREENITNHKMHSENYEISPEAAAAINKAIKEGRPIVAVGTTSLRLLESAANPEGFVEAGNQSTNIFIYGDYKFKIVKALFTNFHTPESTLLALVQCFTGKDLIMQGYREAIEQQYKFFSYGDCMLIK, encoded by the coding sequence ATGAATAAAAGTGAACTTTTTTTTGACCTGCCGGCACATCTTATAGCCAATCAACCCAGTGATAAACGTGGTGATGACCGTATGCTGGTGGTGGACCGTGCTAATAAACTGTTACAACATAATCATTTTAATAATTTAGTAACTTGTTTGCCCGCTAAATCTTTATTAGTATTTAATAATAGTAAAGTACGCAAGGGTCGCCTTTTTGGCCAAAGCGCTAACGGTGCACAAATAGAATTTTTGTTATTGCAAAAAAGATTGAATAATAGTTGGTTATGTTTAGTAAGTAAAGCTAACCGGCAAAAGCTTGGTCAAAGCTACACCTTTGAAGGCGGTGTTACGGGGCAAATCATTGCCGAAGAAGACGCCGGCTTAAAGCTGGTGCAATTTGATAATTTAACAGATGACTATTTAGAAAATTATGGACATATACCACTGCCGCCTTATATTAAGCGGCAAGATAGTAAAAGTGATGCAGAGCGGTATCAAACTGTTTATGCCGATAAGTTGGGCAGCGCCGCTGCTCCCACCGCCGGTCTGCATTTTACTCCCGAAATATTAACCCAACTTACCGCTAACGGTTTTGAGCAAGCCTTTGTAACTTTACACGTGGGGCTGGGTACGTTTGCTCCTATCCGCGAAGAAAATATTACCAATCATAAAATGCACAGCGAAAATTACGAAATTAGTCCTGAAGCTGCCGCCGCCATCAATAAAGCCATTAAAGAAGGCCGGCCGATTGTGGCCGTTGGTACCACCAGCTTAAGGCTGCTGGAAAGCGCTGCTAATCCCGAAGGTTTCGTAGAGGCCGGAAACCAAAGTACCAATATTTTTATTTATGGCGATTATAAATTTAAAATAGTTAAAGCTTTATTCACCAACTTTCACACCCCCGAAAGCACTTTATTGGCCTTAGTGCAATGTTTTACCGGGAAAGATTTAATTATGCAAGGTTACCGCGAAGCGATTGAGCAGCAATATAAATTTTTTAGCTACGGCGACTGTATGTTAATTAAATAA
- a CDS encoding ABC transporter permease: MRKKYGLLYSSPILIFMSLFFVVPLLIIFLYSFRTNMVGSPTSYGLDAYRTLFSRDFILTTLNTLRISIIAVAIALFIALPCAYFMVRSSKKTLLLFIIIIPFWTNFIVRVFAWRAILESNGFINMLLERLGLISEPIIFLYNPVALMVVLAYTYLPLMILPLYSTIDKFDFSLLEAARDLGCSHKAALRKIMIPNIMPGIYAAILFAFMPIFGNYIVPEMIGGGREGTFMLGQRVANAFFRDRNWAIPSAFTTLLSGAMMLGIIAYKLWPHLTKKVKGVTNGRNT, encoded by the coding sequence ATGCGTAAAAAATACGGCCTGTTATATAGCTCGCCCATTTTAATTTTTATGTCGCTCTTTTTTGTGGTACCGCTGCTCATTATTTTTTTATACAGCTTTCGTACCAATATGGTAGGCTCACCCACCAGCTATGGGCTAGATGCCTACCGTACCCTCTTTAGCCGCGACTTTATCTTAACCACCCTTAATACTTTGCGTATAAGTATTATTGCGGTAGCTATCGCTCTTTTTATTGCCTTGCCTTGCGCTTACTTTATGGTACGCAGCAGTAAAAAAACTTTACTGCTCTTTATCATTATTATCCCCTTTTGGACTAACTTTATTGTGCGCGTTTTTGCATGGCGGGCCATATTAGAGAGTAATGGCTTTATTAATATGCTTTTAGAGCGTTTAGGATTAATCAGCGAGCCTATTATCTTTTTATACAACCCGGTTGCTTTAATGGTAGTACTAGCCTATACTTATTTACCTTTAATGATATTGCCGCTTTACAGCACCATCGATAAATTTGATTTTTCGCTGCTGGAAGCCGCACGCGATTTAGGGTGCAGCCACAAAGCCGCCCTGCGTAAAATTATGATACCTAACATTATGCCCGGTATTTATGCCGCCATCTTATTTGCTTTTATGCCTATTTTTGGCAACTATATTGTGCCGGAGATGATTGGCGGCGGCCGCGAAGGCACCTTTATGTTAGGCCAGCGCGTGGCCAATGCCTTTTTCCGTGACCGTAACTGGGCGATACCATCGGCCTTTACCACCCTACTCTCCGGCGCAATGATGCTGGGAATTATCGCTTACAAACTTTGGCCGCATTTAACTAAAAAAGTAAAGGGGGTAACCAATGGCCGCAACACTTAG
- a CDS encoding ABC transporter permease, translated as MAATLSTPRAKFSRIIFILTAIFLLLPLVILVATSFNDGRNSWTFFSLRWYRILFTSRPFLWEAFFNSIIVALISAAIATIIGTAAAIAINWYKFKLKTYVQSVNLIALVMPDIVIGLSLAILFSSMSLNLGLFNIILAHISFCIPFVTLIVLARLAEFDVNLLEAADDLGANEWQTLSRVILPMMVPAIIASFITAVTLSLEDFVVTSFVGAVGSTTLPVAINNAIRRDPDANVVYALSVIMIGGTILLAFCSKRFLKQLVQR; from the coding sequence ATGGCCGCAACACTTAGCACACCACGCGCTAAATTTTCGCGCATTATTTTTATTTTAACCGCTATCTTTTTACTGTTGCCTTTAGTTATTTTAGTAGCCACCAGCTTTAACGATGGCCGTAATAGCTGGACTTTTTTTAGCCTGCGCTGGTACCGTATTTTATTTACCAGCCGCCCCTTTTTGTGGGAGGCCTTTTTTAATAGTATTATTGTGGCCCTTATCTCGGCGGCTATTGCCACCATTATCGGCACAGCGGCAGCTATTGCCATTAATTGGTATAAATTTAAATTAAAAACTTATGTGCAGTCTGTAAACTTAATTGCTTTAGTTATGCCCGATATTGTCATCGGTTTAAGCCTTGCCATTTTATTTAGCTCGATGAGTTTAAATTTGGGGCTTTTTAACATTATTTTGGCGCACATTAGTTTTTGTATCCCCTTTGTAACCCTAATTGTGCTGGCGCGACTGGCCGAGTTTGATGTTAATTTATTAGAAGCCGCCGATGATTTGGGGGCTAACGAATGGCAAACTTTAAGCCGCGTTATTTTACCAATGATGGTGCCGGCGATTATTGCCAGTTTTATTACCGCCGTAACCTTAAGCCTTGAAGATTTTGTCGTAACCAGTTTTGTAGGGGCCGTTGGCAGTACCACTTTACCGGTGGCTATTAACAATGCTATTCGGCGCGACCCCGATGCCAACGTGGTTTATGCCCTATCGGTTATTATGATTGGCGGCACTATCTTATTGGCCTTTTGCAGTAAACGTTTTTTAAAACAATTAGTACAAAGGTGA
- a CDS encoding extracellular solute-binding protein, translating into MKKLFILFLVAFLVSCGGGERLNLYNWSYYIPFETLAQFEREYGVRINLDTYDSNEMMYARIAAGNAGFDIVVPSADFTGIMIRQNMLQPINHEWLPNFNGISPSVIAQMQSFDPGNRFAVPYFQGATGIHVNTNFVPNFEESWSIFNRSDLRNRMTMLNDPRETLGAALLSLGLNVNTTIPSEITAARDVVMGWRQNLLKFDSETFGKDFASRSTWVAHGYAEVVMKEIEGETGIAHTFFIPQEGSVLYLDSLVILRQSQRAELAHQFMNFLLRPDVHAFIADYFFYPAIIPAANNLRTTVPPYTIEEALAKGSQLKLDVGEAITLYNEAWNQILAN; encoded by the coding sequence ATGAAAAAATTATTTATTTTATTTTTGGTAGCCTTTTTAGTCAGCTGCGGCGGCGGAGAAAGGCTTAACCTTTACAACTGGAGCTATTACATTCCCTTTGAAACTCTAGCCCAGTTTGAGCGTGAATATGGGGTGCGTATTAACCTTGATACGTACGACAGTAACGAAATGATGTACGCCCGCATAGCCGCCGGCAATGCCGGATTTGATATTGTCGTGCCTTCGGCCGATTTTACCGGTATTATGATAAGGCAAAATATGTTACAGCCTATTAATCACGAATGGCTGCCCAACTTTAACGGGATTAGCCCAAGCGTTATCGCCCAAATGCAAAGTTTCGACCCCGGCAACCGTTTTGCCGTGCCCTACTTTCAGGGAGCTACCGGCATTCACGTTAATACCAACTTTGTGCCCAACTTTGAAGAAAGCTGGTCTATCTTTAACCGCAGCGACCTGCGTAACCGTATGACTATGCTTAACGACCCGCGCGAAACGTTAGGAGCAGCTTTATTAAGTTTGGGCCTCAACGTAAATACCACCATTCCCAGCGAAATTACCGCTGCCCGCGATGTTGTTATGGGCTGGCGGCAAAACCTGCTAAAATTTGACAGCGAAACCTTTGGCAAAGATTTTGCCAGCCGCAGCACTTGGGTGGCGCACGGTTACGCCGAAGTGGTAATGAAAGAAATTGAAGGCGAAACCGGCATTGCCCACACCTTTTTTATCCCGCAAGAGGGTTCGGTGTTGTATCTGGATAGTTTGGTTATTTTACGGCAGTCGCAGCGTGCCGAACTAGCCCATCAATTTATGAACTTTTTACTAAGGCCCGATGTGCACGCTTTTATTGCCGATTACTTTTTTTACCCCGCTATTATCCCAGCCGCCAATAACTTGCGCACCACCGTGCCGCCTTACACCATAGAAGAAGCTTTGGCCAAAGGTAGCCAGCTTAAATTAGATGTTGGCGAGGCTATTACTTTGTACAATGAAGCATGGAACCAAATATTGGCCAATTAA
- a CDS encoding ABC transporter ATP-binding protein codes for MKGSVITIQNVSKHFDDFTALDNVSLEIKAGEFFSLLGPSGCGKTTLLRMIGGFDSPTSGAIYLDGKNLISLPANKRPINTVFQNYALFPHLSVYENIAFPLRMRKESNQIIKSKVGKYLEMVQLTGKENSKPSQLSGGQKQRVSIARALISEPSVLLLDEPLSALDAKLRHKMLIDLDTLHDQIGITFIFVTHDQSEALSVSDRVAVMNQGVVQQIAPPMEIYERPANSFVASFIGETNIFNCRVTAVNDLMVTTQHEALGEIKVTAYADELPKVGDTVNISVRPEKIRAELSNPSGKKDISKYNIFHGKVQDFIYTGSESRCYIKPDKGDKIIKVLKPHLHYQEDDEPEVSWSDEVYFWWQANDGYIVDITEKGNA; via the coding sequence TTGAAAGGAAGCGTTATTACTATTCAAAATGTCAGTAAGCATTTTGATGATTTTACGGCATTAGATAATGTTTCGCTCGAAATTAAAGCGGGCGAGTTTTTTTCTTTATTAGGCCCCTCCGGCTGCGGTAAAACTACGTTACTGCGCATGATTGGCGGTTTTGATAGCCCCACCAGCGGCGCTATCTACCTTGATGGTAAAAATTTAATAAGCCTGCCCGCCAATAAACGGCCCATTAACACCGTTTTTCAAAATTATGCTCTTTTTCCTCACCTTTCGGTGTACGAAAATATCGCCTTTCCGCTGCGTATGCGTAAAGAGAGCAACCAAATTATTAAAAGCAAAGTTGGCAAATACCTCGAGATGGTGCAGCTAACCGGCAAAGAAAATAGCAAGCCTAGCCAGTTATCGGGCGGGCAAAAGCAGCGTGTTTCCATTGCCCGGGCCTTAATCAGTGAACCTTCGGTGCTATTGCTTGATGAACCGCTTAGCGCCCTTGATGCCAAGCTGCGCCATAAAATGCTTATCGACCTTGATACTTTGCACGACCAAATTGGCATTACTTTTATTTTTGTAACCCACGACCAATCGGAGGCGTTGTCGGTCTCCGACCGCGTAGCGGTAATGAATCAGGGTGTGGTGCAGCAAATAGCCCCGCCGATGGAAATTTACGAACGGCCGGCCAACAGTTTTGTAGCCAGCTTTATCGGCGAAACCAATATTTTTAATTGCCGGGTTACCGCAGTAAACGATTTAATGGTTACCACACAGCACGAAGCGCTCGGCGAAATTAAAGTAACGGCTTACGCCGACGAACTGCCTAAGGTAGGTGATACCGTTAATATTAGCGTGCGTCCCGAAAAAATTAGGGCCGAACTATCTAACCCCAGCGGCAAAAAAGATATTAGTAAATATAATATTTTTCATGGCAAAGTACAAGACTTTATTTACACCGGCAGCGAAAGCCGCTGTTACATTAAACCCGATAAAGGCGATAAAATTATTAAAGTACTTAAGCCGCACTTACACTACCAAGAAGACGACGAACCGGAGGTAAGCTGGAGCGATGAGGTATATTTTTGGTGGCAAGCCAACGATGGTTATATAGTTGATATTACGGAGAAAGGTAATGCGTAA
- a CDS encoding CarD family transcriptional regulator: MSEINFKVGQKIVYPMQGVGLVKAIEERLFKGKLMPYYNIYLESLDMTNLIPIDKAAELGIRPIVPVEEAEKALKIISEDFEPLSGDWKARYQVNHDLLKQGNVIDIATVVRALYHRSKIKELPILERKLYDDALKLLIDEISYSLGKKKSEVEEIIFSKLEPAEILLNDDWQNEDDFDDEE, from the coding sequence ATGAGTGAAATAAACTTTAAAGTAGGACAAAAAATAGTTTACCCCATGCAAGGCGTAGGCTTAGTTAAAGCTATCGAAGAACGGCTCTTTAAAGGCAAGCTAATGCCTTATTACAACATCTATTTAGAGTCGCTGGATATGACCAACCTTATACCCATAGATAAAGCCGCCGAGTTAGGTATTAGACCTATAGTGCCGGTTGAGGAAGCCGAAAAAGCCCTTAAAATTATCTCGGAAGATTTTGAGCCCTTAAGCGGCGATTGGAAGGCGCGTTACCAAGTAAACCACGATTTACTAAAGCAAGGTAATGTAATAGATATTGCCACTGTGGTTCGCGCTTTGTATCATCGCTCTAAAATTAAAGAGCTGCCTATCCTAGAGCGTAAGCTTTATGACGATGCCCTAAAACTGTTAATAGACGAAATTTCTTACAGTTTAGGTAAAAAGAAAAGCGAAGTAGAAGAAATAATTTTTAGTAAGCTGGAGCCCGCCGAAATTTTGCTTAACGATGATTGGCAAAATGAAGACGACTTTGATGACGAAGAGTAA
- a CDS encoding Uma2 family endonuclease, which translates to MNEVMQSKYLTVEDYYNLPYKETARSELEQGLLLMSPSPSGKHQQIYFGLGRQLQNYFDNKSCVVLPDYDVQLFEDEDTIYQPDLLVLCDLSKYTDQRIIGAPDFIIEVASPGSEKNDLGKKRLNYERAGVKEYWVVRNPYLVHVYLLNDGKYTETVYRNEQIIKTTVFADLAIDFIPLQNLRFI; encoded by the coding sequence ATGAACGAAGTTATGCAATCAAAATATTTAACTGTAGAAGATTATTACAATTTACCCTACAAGGAAACTGCACGCAGCGAGCTAGAGCAAGGGTTGCTGCTTATGTCGCCCTCACCCAGCGGGAAACATCAACAAATATATTTTGGACTTGGCCGGCAGCTTCAGAATTATTTTGATAATAAAAGTTGTGTTGTTTTACCCGATTACGATGTACAGCTTTTTGAAGACGAAGATACTATTTATCAGCCCGATTTACTGGTACTATGCGATTTAAGCAAATATACCGACCAACGGATAATTGGCGCCCCCGATTTTATTATCGAGGTAGCTTCACCCGGTAGCGAAAAGAATGATTTAGGCAAAAAACGCCTTAATTACGAACGGGCCGGCGTAAAAGAGTATTGGGTAGTGCGTAATCCTTATTTAGTACACGTTTATTTACTCAATGATGGTAAATACACCGAAACCGTTTACCGTAACGAACAAATTATTAAAACCACCGTATTTGCCGATTTAGCAATCGATTTTATACCGCTACAAAATTTACGTTTTATTTAA
- the ispF gene encoding 2-C-methyl-D-erythritol 2,4-cyclodiphosphate synthase yields the protein MQRIGLGNDTHRLIKGRPLIIGGIHIPFKKGSLAHSDGDVLLHALIDALLGALALGDIGELFPNTDSNLKDISSVNLLNKVLSLPALKNSVINNVDCIIELQEPKLSPYKEAIKKNLAALLNLPLTAVSVKAKTGEKLDAVGKGKAIKALVAVQVVLLYEK from the coding sequence ATGCAGCGAATTGGGCTTGGTAACGATACGCACCGCCTAATAAAGGGGCGGCCTTTAATTATTGGCGGCATACATATCCCCTTTAAAAAAGGCAGCCTTGCTCATAGCGATGGCGATGTTTTATTGCATGCCTTAATAGATGCCTTGTTAGGAGCCTTAGCTTTAGGTGATATTGGCGAATTATTTCCCAATACCGACAGTAACCTTAAAGATATAAGCAGCGTAAATTTATTAAATAAAGTCCTTAGCTTGCCCGCTTTAAAAAATAGCGTTATTAATAATGTTGATTGTATCATCGAGCTCCAAGAACCAAAGCTTAGCCCTTACAAAGAAGCTATTAAAAAAAATTTGGCCGCTTTACTTAATTTACCTTTAACGGCAGTATCGGTTAAAGCCAAAACCGGCGAAAAATTAGATGCCGTAGGCAAAGGTAAAGCCATAAAAGCCTTAGTGGCCGTACAGGTGGTTTTATTGTATGAAAAATAA